From Acidimicrobiales bacterium:
GTCGGGACCGGGTGGGTGCGGCTCGACCCGGGCGGGGCCCTGGGTCGACCCACGGCCACGACGTGGGCCCCGCGCCTGCGACCCGGGCTCGACGGGGCGACCCGGGCCGCCGCCTTCGACGCCTTCGCCGGCTGGGTCGTGTCCACCGCCGCGGCGGCGGGCTCGGCGACCGTGGAGACGAAACCGGCCGACGACGTCGCCCACCTGTCCGAGTGGCTCGCCGCGCTGCGGCGGCACGGGTTCGCCGAGGTGGCGGTCGCCCACCTCCTGACCCGCGGCCTCCCGGTCGCGGGCGCGCCCGGCCCGCCGTACCCCGGGCTGGCCGTCGCCCCGCTCGACGGCCTCCGGGGGGCCGACCGCCTCGCCGTCGAGGCGCTCGTCACCACCGTCCACCGGACGACCGCCGACCGGGTCGACGCGCTCGACCGCCTCGCCGGCGCCGACGTGCTCGCCCGGCTGGCCGGCGACCGGGTGGCCATGCCGGCGCCGCGGCTGTGGC
This genomic window contains:
- a CDS encoding GNAT family N-acetyltransferase, which translates into the protein MTTVAVAARRSGAVRPDGAPVPVVLMADGDEVGTGWVRLDPGGALGRPTATTWAPRLRPGLDGATRAAAFDAFAGWVVSTAAAAGSATVETKPADDVAHLSEWLAALRRHGFAEVAVAHLLTRGLPVAGAPGPPYPGLAVAPLDGLRGADRLAVEALVTTVHRTTADRVDALDRLAGADVLARLAGDRVAMPAPRLWLVATAGARPVGYVLGSVDGDDVWVMDVGVDPAERGRGIGRWLLTTMLAGAGPARRARALVDDENLPSRRLHTAAGFAEERGAYRTWRLRPPGPG